The Salvelinus namaycush isolate Seneca chromosome 1, SaNama_1.0, whole genome shotgun sequence genome has a window encoding:
- the wsb2 gene encoding WD repeat and SOCS box-containing protein 2, whose product MCSLKDNIRRIRPASDGLILELKSAHPPSLEGRAGCETWSVDFSPDGSWFAWSMGHGIVWVIAWPLRHDKVNRVEIALESNRQDKTLNCGQTVWGLAFGPRPSKTPAPGEKAASCERESSRLLLATGLDNGVIKIWDVVTGQPRFDLKGHEGIARDLVFTPNEKLTLVSSSRDKTLRIWDLTQKGEKEPHVLSGHKDWVSCCSVSPDCSMIASVGRFDRMVCLWSLRSYTFIRNLTGINHKTFYLLASCDFSPDGALLATAAFSGSSWWIDLWDPYTAQKLSSLMDCSEMYGQNQISSLRFSPEGLQLAIVTEDRALQMWEPGQRGMVMQTKEDRTSNGLCCNFHPQGGVVATGTRDGHVRFWMVPRSVPSLCHLCRSVLRHSVSTHQVEALPIPRRILEFLTYRDIPDHSEAQSDRSSDEEE is encoded by the exons atgtgttCATTGAAAGACAACATTCGGCGCATACGGCCAG CTTCCGATGGGCTGATATTGGAATTGAAATCCGCCCACCCTCCATCGCTGGAGGGGCGCGCTGGCTGCGAGACGTGGAGCGTTGATTTCTCTCCAGATGGATCCTGGTTCGCATGGTCCATGGGACACGGGATTGTGTGGGTGATTGCCTGGCCGCTTCGGCATGATAA GGTCAATAGGGTTGAGATTGCCCTAGAGAGCAACAGACAGGACAAGACCCTGAACTGTGGTCAGACAGTGTGGGGGCTGGCGTTTGGACCACGTCCATCAAAGACACCAGCACCTGGAGAAAAAGCAGCATCCTGTGAGAGAGAATCATCCAGACTGCTTCTGGCAACTGGCTTAGACAATGGAGTGATCAAGATATGGGATGTTGTAACTG GTCAGCCTCGGTTCGACCTCAAAGGACATGAGGGTATTGCAAGGGACCTGGTCTTCACTCCCAACGAAAAGCTCACCCTTGTATCATCCTCTCGAGACAAAACCTTAAGGATATGGGATCTAACCCAGAAAG GTGAAAAGGAGCCACATGTCCTCTCTGGCCACAAGGACTGGGTCAGCTGCTGTAGTGTCTCACCAGACTGCAGCATGATCGCATCGGTCGGCAGGTTTGACAGA atGGTGTGTCTATGGAGCCTGCGGTCGTACACCTTCATCAGGAACTTAACGGGGATCAACCACAAGACATTCTACCTGTTAGCTTCCTGTGACTTCTCTCCCGATGGGGCACTGCTCGCCACCGCAGCCTTCAGTGGTTCCAGTTGGTGGATCGATCTGTGGGACCCCTACACTGCACAGAAATTGTCTTCTCTAAT GGATTGCTCTGAGATGTATGGACAGAACCAAATCTCATCATTGAGATTCTCCCCCGAGGGTTTGCAACTGGCCATTGTTACTGAAGACAG AGCCCTCCAGATGTGGGAGCCAGGACAGAGGGGTATGGTGATGCAGACCAAGGAGGACCGTACCTCCAATGGGCTGTGCTGCAACTTCCATCCACAAGGGGGAGTCGTAGCCACAGG GACCAGAGATGGCCACGTGAGGTTTTGGATGGTTCCCAGGTCAGTGCCCAGTCTGTGCCACCTGTGCCGCTCCGTCCTGCGACACTCAGTCTCCACACACCAGGTGGAGGCCCTCCCCATACCACGCAGGATCCTGGAGTTCCTCACCTACAGAGACATCCCGGACCACTCAGAAGCACAATCTGACcgctcctcggatgaggaggaatAG
- the LOC120055324 gene encoding V-set and immunoglobulin domain-containing protein 10-like isoform X1, producing MKAFSVAIFLLLFIHQTAAANGRSDKTTVIKTLGANILLPCWNTAMNATPSFTRWMKNGQFIIGRNHSIILTPSSEAHLTIMYNQSLYINGLALSDEGIYLCDSLPHDNNTQTSLTLQIVSGPGNGITDIHPATILSNGTLIVHKGSTMLFNCSSWSYPSQRLSWGFQGVVSRNDSLTAGSGSWLDFRIEDIQPTAQGNYTCRAQNSVSQKEVGWSKELLVYYSPEKHPECQWKIAKDPSHVQFNCSWFGGYPSPTLLWGEKHQVPASQGNQVAGQLMESEVTDRLVVNLNRSLLFEGQTLKCDGYHPMISTEDEKFCSFTLKSPYPEGEPLVTALEGTNITLTCKESSSLPPALTTWQRTAQQEDVVPSPKYVLSGQGPTFNLTIVNITKQDEGLYFCRSENPLMVRELEIYLTVKTSSQYTGAIIGIFLAILIVGSGIVIAKTVYSNRDRICLGNGFERMEEEREDVLSLVESDEEVFPEAVPRLPPLSLTNGHSTTLVQIHRISSNDHEDEEIVEHPLQLENTDMEELVTF from the exons ATGAAGGCATTCTCAGTTGCAATTTTTCTTCTTCTGTTCATTCATCAGACAG CTGCAGCAAATGGGCGCTCAGATAAAACTACTGTAATTAAAACTCTGGGGGCGAATATTCTACTTCCGTGTTGGAACACTGCGATGAATGCGACTCCCTCCTTCACGCGATGGATGAAGAATGGACAGTTTATCATTGGCCGTAATCATTCCATAATTCTAACACCTTCAAGTGAAGCGCACCTGACGATAATGTACAATCAAAGCTTGTACATCAATGGACTAGCTTTATCAGATGAGGGGATATATCTTTGTGATTCCTTACCCCATGACAACAACACTCAAACAAGTCTGACATTGCAAATAGTCA GTGGTCCTGGCAATGGCATCACAGACATCCACCCAGCCACAATCCTTTCCAATGGAACCCTCATCGTCCACAAGGGCTCCACCATGTTGTTCAACTGCTCCAGCTGGTCCTATCCCTCCCAGCGTCTGTCCTGGGGGTTTCAGGGTGTGGTGTCCAGAAATGACTCTCTGACAGCGGGCAGTGGGTCCTGGCTGGACTTCAGGATAGAGGACATCCAACCCACAGCTCAGGGGAACTACACATGTAGAGCCCAGAACTCAGTTTCCCAGAAGGAAGTTGGCTGGAGCAAAGAGCTGCTTGTATACT ATTCCCCAGAGAAGCACCCGGAGTGTCAGTGGAAGATTGCGAAGGACCCGTCCCATGTCCAGTTTAACTGCAGCTGGTTTGGAGGCTACCCCTCTCCCACGTTACTCTGGGGGGAGAAACATCAAGTGCCAGCGAGCCAGGGGAACCAg GTGGCTGGACAGCTAATGGAGTCAGAGGTGACAGACCGTCTAGTGGTAAATCTGAACAGGTCGTTGTTGTTCGAAGGGCAGACGCTGAAGTGTGATGGGTATCATCCTATGATTAGTACAGAAGACGAGAAGTTCTGCTCCTTCACGCTCA AGTCTCCCTATCCTGAAGGGGAACCACTGGTCACAGCTCTCGAAGGCACCAACATCACATTAACCTGTAAAGAGTCCAGCTCCCTGCCTCCAGCCCTCACCACCTGGCAGAGGACAGCCCAGCAGGAGGACGTGGTACCCAGCCCCAAGTATGTCCTGTCAGGACAGGGCCCCACCTTCAACCTCACCATAGTCAACATCACCAAGCAGGACGAGGGCCTCTACTTCTGCAGGAGCGAGAACCCACTGATGGTCCGCGAGCTGGAGATCTATTTAACAGTTAAAA CCTCATCTCAATACACTGGAGCAATCATTGGGATATTCCTAGCCATTTTGATCGTAGGATCTGGGATTGTTATCGCTAAAACAGTATATTCCAACCGTGACCGAATTTGCCTGG GTAATGGATTTGAGcgaatggaggaggagagggaagatgtGTTGAGCCTGGTAGAGTCCGATGAAGAGGTGTTTCCTGAAGCAGTACCCAGACTGCCACCTCTATCTCTGACTAATGGACACAGCACTACACTTGTACAAATACATCGAATCTCATCCA ATGACCATGAAGATGAAGAAATTGTTGAACATCCATTACAGCTAGAAAATACAGATATGGAAGAACTTGTCACATTTTAG
- the LOC120055324 gene encoding V-set and immunoglobulin domain-containing protein 10-like isoform X2 — MKAFSVAIFLLLFIHQTAAANGRSDKTTVIKTLGANILLPCWNTAMNATPSFTRWMKNGQFIIGRNHSIILTPSSEAHLTIMYNQSLYINGLALSDEGIYLCDSLPHDNNTQTSLTLQIVSGPGNGITDIHPATILSNGTLIVHKGSTMLFNCSSWSYPSQRLSWGFQGVVSRNDSLTAGSGSWLDFRIEDIQPTAQGNYTCRAQNSVSQKEVGWSKELLVYYSPEKHPECQWKIAKDPSHVQFNCSWFGGYPSPTLLWGEKHQVPASQGNQVAGQLMESEVTDRLVVNLNRSLLFEGQTLKCDGYHPMISTEDEKFCSFTLKSPYPEGEPLVTALEGTNITLTCKESSSLPPALTTWQRTAQQEDVVPSPKYVLSGQGPTFNLTIVNITKQDEGLYFCRSENPLMVRELEIYLTVKTSSQYTGAIIGIFLAILIVGSGIVIAKTVYSNRDRICLGNGFERMEEEREDVLSLVESDEEVFPEAVPRLPPLSLTNGHSTTLVQIHRISSSKT; from the exons ATGAAGGCATTCTCAGTTGCAATTTTTCTTCTTCTGTTCATTCATCAGACAG CTGCAGCAAATGGGCGCTCAGATAAAACTACTGTAATTAAAACTCTGGGGGCGAATATTCTACTTCCGTGTTGGAACACTGCGATGAATGCGACTCCCTCCTTCACGCGATGGATGAAGAATGGACAGTTTATCATTGGCCGTAATCATTCCATAATTCTAACACCTTCAAGTGAAGCGCACCTGACGATAATGTACAATCAAAGCTTGTACATCAATGGACTAGCTTTATCAGATGAGGGGATATATCTTTGTGATTCCTTACCCCATGACAACAACACTCAAACAAGTCTGACATTGCAAATAGTCA GTGGTCCTGGCAATGGCATCACAGACATCCACCCAGCCACAATCCTTTCCAATGGAACCCTCATCGTCCACAAGGGCTCCACCATGTTGTTCAACTGCTCCAGCTGGTCCTATCCCTCCCAGCGTCTGTCCTGGGGGTTTCAGGGTGTGGTGTCCAGAAATGACTCTCTGACAGCGGGCAGTGGGTCCTGGCTGGACTTCAGGATAGAGGACATCCAACCCACAGCTCAGGGGAACTACACATGTAGAGCCCAGAACTCAGTTTCCCAGAAGGAAGTTGGCTGGAGCAAAGAGCTGCTTGTATACT ATTCCCCAGAGAAGCACCCGGAGTGTCAGTGGAAGATTGCGAAGGACCCGTCCCATGTCCAGTTTAACTGCAGCTGGTTTGGAGGCTACCCCTCTCCCACGTTACTCTGGGGGGAGAAACATCAAGTGCCAGCGAGCCAGGGGAACCAg GTGGCTGGACAGCTAATGGAGTCAGAGGTGACAGACCGTCTAGTGGTAAATCTGAACAGGTCGTTGTTGTTCGAAGGGCAGACGCTGAAGTGTGATGGGTATCATCCTATGATTAGTACAGAAGACGAGAAGTTCTGCTCCTTCACGCTCA AGTCTCCCTATCCTGAAGGGGAACCACTGGTCACAGCTCTCGAAGGCACCAACATCACATTAACCTGTAAAGAGTCCAGCTCCCTGCCTCCAGCCCTCACCACCTGGCAGAGGACAGCCCAGCAGGAGGACGTGGTACCCAGCCCCAAGTATGTCCTGTCAGGACAGGGCCCCACCTTCAACCTCACCATAGTCAACATCACCAAGCAGGACGAGGGCCTCTACTTCTGCAGGAGCGAGAACCCACTGATGGTCCGCGAGCTGGAGATCTATTTAACAGTTAAAA CCTCATCTCAATACACTGGAGCAATCATTGGGATATTCCTAGCCATTTTGATCGTAGGATCTGGGATTGTTATCGCTAAAACAGTATATTCCAACCGTGACCGAATTTGCCTGG GTAATGGATTTGAGcgaatggaggaggagagggaagatgtGTTGAGCCTGGTAGAGTCCGATGAAGAGGTGTTTCCTGAAGCAGTACCCAGACTGCCACCTCTATCTCTGACTAATGGACACAGCACTACACTTGTACAAATACATCGAATCTCATCCAGTAAGACATGA